Proteins found in one Anopheles aquasalis chromosome 3, idAnoAquaMG_Q_19, whole genome shotgun sequence genomic segment:
- the LOC126575478 gene encoding keratin, type I cytoskeletal 9-like isoform X1 has protein sequence MKLFVVLFALLAAAIAAPVAQFGFGYPGFVGVPAKAYRKALRRGYFPVAVAVPVAVAPVGIAPVGVVAPVGYAVPGGGPIGHYGGGGGGGFSGSQANAQSASFNIGLGGISGSFSNSNANSFGGGNGGGFGGSGAQASAQSSSFGGGLGGFGGSGSSAQASANSFGGGGGGLLPFF, from the exons ATGAAGCTGTTTGTGGTTCTGTTCGCGTTACTGGCGGCTGCAATTGCGGCTCCCGTGGCACAGTTTGGGTTCGGATATCCCGGTTTCGTAGGAG TTCCAGCCAAAGCATATCGAAAAG CCCTGCGAAGAG GATACTTTCCGGTAGCGGTTGCGGTGCCCGTAGCGGTCGCACCGGTCGGAATAGCTCCGGTCGGTGTAGTAGCTCCCGTAGGATACGCAGTGCCAG GTGGTGGTCCGATTGGTCACTACGgtggaggcggcggtggcggtttcTCCGGTAGCCAGGCGAACGCTCAATCCGCTTCCTTCAACATTGGTCTCGGTGGAATCTCGGGATCGTTCAGTAACTCGAACGCCAACTCGTTCGGCGGTGGTAATGGCGGTGGCTTCGGTGGATCCGGTGCCCAAGCTTCCGCCCAGTCGTCctcgttcggtggtggacTCGGAGGATTCGGAGGCTCCGGTTCGAGTGCCCAAGCGTCAGCAAACTCgttcggcggtggtggtggtggactgcTACC CTTCTTCTAA
- the LOC126575478 gene encoding uncharacterized PE-PGRS family protein PE_PGRS10-like isoform X2 encodes MKLFVVLFALLAAAIAAPVAQFGFGYPGFVGGYFPVAVAVPVAVAPVGIAPVGVVAPVGYAVPGGGPIGHYGGGGGGGFSGSQANAQSASFNIGLGGISGSFSNSNANSFGGGNGGGFGGSGAQASAQSSSFGGGLGGFGGSGSSAQASANSFGGGGGGLLPFF; translated from the exons ATGAAGCTGTTTGTGGTTCTGTTCGCGTTACTGGCGGCTGCAATTGCGGCTCCCGTGGCACAGTTTGGGTTCGGATATCCCGGTTTCGTAGGAG GATACTTTCCGGTAGCGGTTGCGGTGCCCGTAGCGGTCGCACCGGTCGGAATAGCTCCGGTCGGTGTAGTAGCTCCCGTAGGATACGCAGTGCCAG GTGGTGGTCCGATTGGTCACTACGgtggaggcggcggtggcggtttcTCCGGTAGCCAGGCGAACGCTCAATCCGCTTCCTTCAACATTGGTCTCGGTGGAATCTCGGGATCGTTCAGTAACTCGAACGCCAACTCGTTCGGCGGTGGTAATGGCGGTGGCTTCGGTGGATCCGGTGCCCAAGCTTCCGCCCAGTCGTCctcgttcggtggtggacTCGGAGGATTCGGAGGCTCCGGTTCGAGTGCCCAAGCGTCAGCAAACTCgttcggcggtggtggtggtggactgcTACC CTTCTTCTAA
- the LOC126575478 gene encoding uncharacterized protein LOC126575478 isoform X3, which translates to MKLFVVLFALLAAAIAAPVAQFGFGYPGFVGGPPFRPYPRRFRPHHSHHDHYSPYDGPLGGGPIGHYGGGGGGGFSGSQANAQSASFNIGLGGISGSFSNSNANSFGGGNGGGFGGSGAQASAQSSSFGGGLGGFGGSGSSAQASANSFGGGGGGLLPFF; encoded by the exons ATGAAGCTGTTTGTGGTTCTGTTCGCGTTACTGGCGGCTGCAATTGCGGCTCCCGTGGCACAGTTTGGGTTCGGATATCCCGGTTTCGTAGGAG GGCCACCCTTCCGTCCGTATCCGCGACGATTCCGACCACACCACTCACATCATGATCACTACTCACCGTACGATGGTCCACTAGGTGGTGGTCCGATTGGTCACTACGgtggaggcggcggtggcggtttcTCCGGTAGCCAGGCGAACGCTCAATCCGCTTCCTTCAACATTGGTCTCGGTGGAATCTCGGGATCGTTCAGTAACTCGAACGCCAACTCGTTCGGCGGTGGTAATGGCGGTGGCTTCGGTGGATCCGGTGCCCAAGCTTCCGCCCAGTCGTCctcgttcggtggtggacTCGGAGGATTCGGAGGCTCCGGTTCGAGTGCCCAAGCGTCAGCAAACTCgttcggcggtggtggtggtggactgcTACC CTTCTTCTAA